Below is a genomic region from Campylobacter geochelonis.
TTGTAGAAGCGGAGTTTATACGACTATAGACTTTGGCGCTATGGCTGTATCTTTAGCGCAAAATGCGCAAAATGAACCAAACAAAACTTGTGATGTGTTTTTTAACACAGAAGTTTTAGGTATAGAAAAAGTTGGAGAAAAATTTTACTTAAAAACAGAAAATAAAGTAGCTATTAGTGCTGATTTTGTTGTAGTAAATGCTGGAGCTCACTCTCTTTGGTTAGCCCATAGAATGGGATATGGAAAGGATATGGGTTGTCTTTCGATGGCAGGAAGTTTTTATCTAACTAAACAAAAACTTTTAAATGGCAAGGTTTACATGGTTCAAAACCCAAAACTCCCATTTGCCGCACTTCATGGAGATCCTGATATCATGGCTGATGGTTGCACTCGCTTTGGGCCAACAGCGCTTCCTTTACCAAAACTAGAGAGATATCATGGACTAAAAAGCTTTCCAGAGTATCTAAAGACTTTGAATTTTAGTGGCGAGATAGTTGGTATTTTTTGGGATTTGTTAAAAGATAGCGAGATTAGAAACTATCTTTTTAGAAATATTTTGTTTGAGATTCCGGGTATAAATGTTGATTTGTTTGTAAAAGATGCTAGAAAAATCATACCATCTTTAAAAAGCGAGGATATATATTTTGCTAAAGGATTTGGTGGGGTTAGACCTCAAGTTTTAGATAAAACAAACAAAAAACTTATGCTAGGAGAAGCATCTATCAACCCAGGAACTGGCATTATCTTTAATATGACTCCAAGTCCAGGTGCTACAAGTTGCTTTGGAAATGCGTTAAGAGATGTAAAAACAGTGTGCGAATATATAGGAAAAACATTTGATGAAACTAAATTTAACGCAGAGCTACTTAAAATATGACATCGCTTGATTTTTACGCAAAAATTGAGTCTATTATAGGGCTAAATGAAGCTTGCGATAGACTCTATGAGATTTTTTTAGATGAGATTTCAAGCTTAAAATTTAGCGGTTTTAAAGCACTTGACTTTGGTTGTGGAAACGGAAATTTCGCTCTTAAACTAGCAAAGCAATTTAGCGTTATAGGCATAGATAAAAGCGCTGATATGGTAGCTCAAGCTTGCAAAAAAGGCGTTGATGCAAGGTGCGTTAGCTTAGATGAGATTAATGAAAAATTTGATTTAATCACCGCTAGTTTTGATGTTTTAAACTATATGGATAAAGCTGAATTAAAAGAATTTTTATCAAAAATTCCAAATATCTTAAACGATAACGGATACTTTATATTTGATATCAATACCAAATTTGGCTTTAGCGATATCGCAAATGGGCTGCTTTACGAAAGCGATGAAAATCAAAATCACCTTATAATAGATGCGAAATTTGATGGAAACTGCCTAGAAACACAGATGA
It encodes:
- a CDS encoding FAD-dependent oxidoreductase, with protein sequence MQEKHYEVAVIGGGISGTALMYELARYTDITKIALVEKYEGLATLNTKATANSQTIHSGDIETNYTYEKAKKVKPTADMIVNYGLMHGYENKFLFQGQKMAMGVGDKEVEFIKQRYEEFKTLYPYLELFDKEKLKEIEPRIIFKEDGTPREEDIVAMGCRSGVYTTIDFGAMAVSLAQNAQNEPNKTCDVFFNTEVLGIEKVGEKFYLKTENKVAISADFVVVNAGAHSLWLAHRMGYGKDMGCLSMAGSFYLTKQKLLNGKVYMVQNPKLPFAALHGDPDIMADGCTRFGPTALPLPKLERYHGLKSFPEYLKTLNFSGEIVGIFWDLLKDSEIRNYLFRNILFEIPGINVDLFVKDARKIIPSLKSEDIYFAKGFGGVRPQVLDKTNKKLMLGEASINPGTGIIFNMTPSPGATSCFGNALRDVKTVCEYIGKTFDETKFNAELLKI
- a CDS encoding class I SAM-dependent DNA methyltransferase, whose amino-acid sequence is MTSLDFYAKIESIIGLNEACDRLYEIFLDEISSLKFSGFKALDFGCGNGNFALKLAKQFSVIGIDKSADMVAQACKKGVDARCVSLDEINEKFDLITASFDVLNYMDKAELKEFLSKIPNILNDNGYFIFDINTKFGFSDIANGLLYESDENQNHLIIDAKFDGNCLETQMILFEKSGDKFAKFQNRIIQFYHKKDEIKKLLNLKLYRVKELNLYSDTKADKLLFVFKKVAK